In Solanum pennellii chromosome 3, SPENNV200, a single window of DNA contains:
- the LOC107015116 gene encoding uncharacterized protein LOC107015116 isoform X1 has translation MVREKDVCWEYAEKLDGNKVRCKFCLRILNGGISRLKHHLSRLPSKGVNPCTKVRDDVTDRVRDIIGSKEPPSTKKHKLIETKALANISPEKPLLSVEPITPIARIFPPIGQAISSSGNNQENAERSIALFFFENKIDFGVARSSSYHQMIEAVGKCGSGFIGPSPETLKATWLERIKSEVSLQSKDVEKEWAMTGCTLIAETWTDNKMKALINFLVSSPSRTFFYKSVDASSYFKNLKCLSELFDSIIQDFGPENVVQVIVDNTLHCTGIVNHILQNYGNVFVSPCASQCINAILDEFSKLDWVNRCILQAQSISKFIYNNSPLLDLMKKFTGGQEIIKTGITKSVSNFLSLQCLLKHRSRLKVIFNSPELAANSAYTNKSQSVNCITVLDDNDFWRTAEECVAVSEPFLKVMREVSGGKPAVGTIYELLTRAKESIRTYYIMDEIKCNTFLDIVDKNWKNNLHSPLHSAAAFLNPGIQYNPEVKFLGSIKEDFFRVLEKLLPTPELRRDITTQILLYTRASGMFGCNLAKEAIDTVPPGIWWEQYGDAAPTLQRVAIKILSQVCSTFTFERHWSTFQQIHSEKRNKIDKETLLDLVYINYNLKLARYLVSKPPEEDPLQLDDIDMTSEWVEEAENPSPTQWLDRFGSGLDGNDLNTRQFTAAIFGPGDNIFGL, from the exons A TGGTTCGAGAAAAAGACGTCTGTTGGGAATATGCTGAGAAGTTagacgggaataaagtgaggTGTAAATTCTGTCTTAGAATTCTAAATGGTGGCATTAGTAGGTTAAAACACCACTTATCCAGACTTCCCAGTAAAGGTGTGAATCCATGTACTAAGGTCAGGGATGATGTTACTGACAGGGTAAGGGATATAATAGGATCAAAGGAACCTCCTAGTACTAAAAAACATAAGCTCATTGAGACAAAAGCTCTTGCAAATATCTCTCCGGAAAAACCGCTTTTATCTGTGGAGCCAATAACTCCAATTGCAAGAATTTTTCCACCAATTGGGCAGGCTATTTCTTCATCTGGAAATAACCAAGAAAATGCTGAGAGGAGTATTGCATTGTTCTTTTTTGAGAACAAAATTGACTTTGGTGTAGCAAGATCTTCCTCTTACCATCAAATGATTGAGGCAGTAGGGAAGTGTGGCAGTGGGTTTATAGGTCCTTCTCCTGAAACCCTGAAAGCGACATGGTTGGAGAGGATCAAGTCTGAAGTAAGTTTACAGTCAAAAGATGTTGAGAAAGAGTGGGCTATGACAGGTTGCACTTTGATTGCAGAAACATGGACGGACAACAAAATGAAAGCGCTGATCAATTTCTTGGTTTCGTCGCCCTCCAGGACTTTTTTCTACAAATCAGTAGACGCATCTTCATATTTTAAGAATCTGAAATGCCTCTCTGAGTTGTTTGATTCAATCATACAAGATTTTGGACCAGAGAATGTTGTACAGGTAATTGTGGATAATACACTTCACTGCACTGGTATAGTGAACCATATTTTGCAGAACTATGGGAATGTTTTTGTGTCCCCTTGTGCTTCACAGTGTATAAATGCAATCTTAGACGAGTTTTCAAAATTAGATTGGGTAAATAGATGCATTTTACAGGCACAAtcaatctcaaaatttatatacaacaATTCCCCATTGCTTGATCTCATGAAAAAGTTCACTGGAGGACAAGAGATCATTAAGACTGGTATCACAAAGTCTGTATCAAACTTTCTCTCCTTGCAATGTCTATTGAAGCATAGGTCAAGAttgaaagttatttttaacAGTCCAGAGCTTGCTGCCAATTCTGCTTATACAAACAAATCGCAAAGTGTTAATTGTATCACAGTTCTGGATGACAATGACTTTTGGAGGACAGCTGAAGAGTGTGTTGCTGTTTCTGAACCCTTTCTCAAAGTTATGAGAGAGGTTTCTGGAGGAAAGCCAGCTGTGGGCACTATATATGAACTACTGACCAGAGCAAAGGAATCTATAAGGACATACTATATTATGGATGAAATAAAGTGCAACACATTTTTAGATATAGTGGATAAGAACTGGAAGAACAACCTCCACTCTCCTCTGCATTCGGCAGCTGCCTTTTTGAATCCTGGCATCCAATATAACCCAGAAGTCAAGTTTCTTGGGTCaataaaagaagattttttCAGAGTGCTGGAGAAGCTGCTACCAACTCCTGAACTGAGGCGAGATATCACTACTCAAATCCTTTTATATACACGGGCATCTGGGATGTTTGGTTGTAATCTGGCGAAGGAAGCAATTGATACTGTTCCTCCAG GTATCTGGTGGGAACAGTACGGTGATGCTGCTCCTACATTGCAAAGAGTCGCTATTAAAATACTTAGCCAGGTGTGCAGTACGTTCACTTTTGAGCGACATTGGAGCACATTTCAGCAAATCCATTCTGAGAAGCGCAATAAGATTGATAAGGAAACACTTTTAGACCTTGTTTACATAAATTATAATCTGAAGCTAGCAAGGTATTTGGTTTCTAAACCTCCCGAGGAAGATCCTCTCCAACTTGATGACATAGATATGACATCTGAGTGGGTGGAAGAAGCAGAAAATCCTAGTCCAACTCAGTGGCTTGATAGATTTGGTTCAGGTCTGGATGGTAATGACTTGAACACACGACAATTTACTGCTGCAATATTTGGTCCTGGTGACAACATATTTGGTTTGTGA
- the LOC107015116 gene encoding uncharacterized protein LOC107015116 isoform X2: MVREKDVCWEYAEKLDGNKVRCKFCLRILNGGISRLKHHLSRLPSKGVNPCTKVRDDVTDRVRDIIGSKEPPSTKKHKLIETKALANISPEKPLLSVEPITPIARIFPPIGQAISSSGNNQENAERSIALFFFENKIDFGVARSSSYHQMIEAVGKCGSGFIGPSPETLKATWLERIKSEVSLQSKDVEKEWAMTGCTLIAETWTDNKMKALINFLVSSPSRTFFYKSVDASSYFKNLKCLSELFDSIIQDFGPENVVQAQSISKFIYNNSPLLDLMKKFTGGQEIIKTGITKSVSNFLSLQCLLKHRSRLKVIFNSPELAANSAYTNKSQSVNCITVLDDNDFWRTAEECVAVSEPFLKVMREVSGGKPAVGTIYELLTRAKESIRTYYIMDEIKCNTFLDIVDKNWKNNLHSPLHSAAAFLNPGIQYNPEVKFLGSIKEDFFRVLEKLLPTPELRRDITTQILLYTRASGMFGCNLAKEAIDTVPPGIWWEQYGDAAPTLQRVAIKILSQVCSTFTFERHWSTFQQIHSEKRNKIDKETLLDLVYINYNLKLARYLVSKPPEEDPLQLDDIDMTSEWVEEAENPSPTQWLDRFGSGLDGNDLNTRQFTAAIFGPGDNIFGL, translated from the exons A TGGTTCGAGAAAAAGACGTCTGTTGGGAATATGCTGAGAAGTTagacgggaataaagtgaggTGTAAATTCTGTCTTAGAATTCTAAATGGTGGCATTAGTAGGTTAAAACACCACTTATCCAGACTTCCCAGTAAAGGTGTGAATCCATGTACTAAGGTCAGGGATGATGTTACTGACAGGGTAAGGGATATAATAGGATCAAAGGAACCTCCTAGTACTAAAAAACATAAGCTCATTGAGACAAAAGCTCTTGCAAATATCTCTCCGGAAAAACCGCTTTTATCTGTGGAGCCAATAACTCCAATTGCAAGAATTTTTCCACCAATTGGGCAGGCTATTTCTTCATCTGGAAATAACCAAGAAAATGCTGAGAGGAGTATTGCATTGTTCTTTTTTGAGAACAAAATTGACTTTGGTGTAGCAAGATCTTCCTCTTACCATCAAATGATTGAGGCAGTAGGGAAGTGTGGCAGTGGGTTTATAGGTCCTTCTCCTGAAACCCTGAAAGCGACATGGTTGGAGAGGATCAAGTCTGAAGTAAGTTTACAGTCAAAAGATGTTGAGAAAGAGTGGGCTATGACAGGTTGCACTTTGATTGCAGAAACATGGACGGACAACAAAATGAAAGCGCTGATCAATTTCTTGGTTTCGTCGCCCTCCAGGACTTTTTTCTACAAATCAGTAGACGCATCTTCATATTTTAAGAATCTGAAATGCCTCTCTGAGTTGTTTGATTCAATCATACAAGATTTTGGACCAGAGAATGTTGTACAG GCACAAtcaatctcaaaatttatatacaacaATTCCCCATTGCTTGATCTCATGAAAAAGTTCACTGGAGGACAAGAGATCATTAAGACTGGTATCACAAAGTCTGTATCAAACTTTCTCTCCTTGCAATGTCTATTGAAGCATAGGTCAAGAttgaaagttatttttaacAGTCCAGAGCTTGCTGCCAATTCTGCTTATACAAACAAATCGCAAAGTGTTAATTGTATCACAGTTCTGGATGACAATGACTTTTGGAGGACAGCTGAAGAGTGTGTTGCTGTTTCTGAACCCTTTCTCAAAGTTATGAGAGAGGTTTCTGGAGGAAAGCCAGCTGTGGGCACTATATATGAACTACTGACCAGAGCAAAGGAATCTATAAGGACATACTATATTATGGATGAAATAAAGTGCAACACATTTTTAGATATAGTGGATAAGAACTGGAAGAACAACCTCCACTCTCCTCTGCATTCGGCAGCTGCCTTTTTGAATCCTGGCATCCAATATAACCCAGAAGTCAAGTTTCTTGGGTCaataaaagaagattttttCAGAGTGCTGGAGAAGCTGCTACCAACTCCTGAACTGAGGCGAGATATCACTACTCAAATCCTTTTATATACACGGGCATCTGGGATGTTTGGTTGTAATCTGGCGAAGGAAGCAATTGATACTGTTCCTCCAG GTATCTGGTGGGAACAGTACGGTGATGCTGCTCCTACATTGCAAAGAGTCGCTATTAAAATACTTAGCCAGGTGTGCAGTACGTTCACTTTTGAGCGACATTGGAGCACATTTCAGCAAATCCATTCTGAGAAGCGCAATAAGATTGATAAGGAAACACTTTTAGACCTTGTTTACATAAATTATAATCTGAAGCTAGCAAGGTATTTGGTTTCTAAACCTCCCGAGGAAGATCCTCTCCAACTTGATGACATAGATATGACATCTGAGTGGGTGGAAGAAGCAGAAAATCCTAGTCCAACTCAGTGGCTTGATAGATTTGGTTCAGGTCTGGATGGTAATGACTTGAACACACGACAATTTACTGCTGCAATATTTGGTCCTGGTGACAACATATTTGGTTTGTGA
- the LOC107015116 gene encoding uncharacterized protein LOC107015116 isoform X3, producing the protein MVREKDVCWEYAEKLDGNKVRCKFCLRILNGGISRLKHHLSRLPSKGVNPCTKVRDDVTDRVRDIIGSKEPPSTKKHKLIETKALANISPEKPLLSVEPITPIARIFPPIGQAISSSGNNQENAERSIALFFFENKIDFGVARSSSYHQMIEAVGKCGSGFIGPSPETLKATWLERIKSEVSLQSKDVEKEWAMTGCTLIAETWTDNKMKALINFLVSSPSRTFFYKSVDASSYFKNLKCLSELFDSIIQDFGPENVVQVIVDNTLHCTGIVNHILQNYGNVFVSPCASQCINAILDEFSKLDWVNRCILQAQSISKFIYNNSPLLDLMKKFTGGQEIIKTGITKSVSNFLSLQCLLKHRSRLKVIFNSPELAANSAYTNKSQSVNCITVLDDNDFWRTAEECVAVSEPFLKVMREVSGGKPAVGTIYELLTRAKESIRTYYIMDEIKCNTFLDIVDKNWKNNLHSPLHSAAAFLNPGIQYNPEVKFLGSIKEDFFRVLEKLLPTPELRRDITTQILLYTRASGMFGCNLAKEAIDTVPPVFADEMRRDLNC; encoded by the exons A TGGTTCGAGAAAAAGACGTCTGTTGGGAATATGCTGAGAAGTTagacgggaataaagtgaggTGTAAATTCTGTCTTAGAATTCTAAATGGTGGCATTAGTAGGTTAAAACACCACTTATCCAGACTTCCCAGTAAAGGTGTGAATCCATGTACTAAGGTCAGGGATGATGTTACTGACAGGGTAAGGGATATAATAGGATCAAAGGAACCTCCTAGTACTAAAAAACATAAGCTCATTGAGACAAAAGCTCTTGCAAATATCTCTCCGGAAAAACCGCTTTTATCTGTGGAGCCAATAACTCCAATTGCAAGAATTTTTCCACCAATTGGGCAGGCTATTTCTTCATCTGGAAATAACCAAGAAAATGCTGAGAGGAGTATTGCATTGTTCTTTTTTGAGAACAAAATTGACTTTGGTGTAGCAAGATCTTCCTCTTACCATCAAATGATTGAGGCAGTAGGGAAGTGTGGCAGTGGGTTTATAGGTCCTTCTCCTGAAACCCTGAAAGCGACATGGTTGGAGAGGATCAAGTCTGAAGTAAGTTTACAGTCAAAAGATGTTGAGAAAGAGTGGGCTATGACAGGTTGCACTTTGATTGCAGAAACATGGACGGACAACAAAATGAAAGCGCTGATCAATTTCTTGGTTTCGTCGCCCTCCAGGACTTTTTTCTACAAATCAGTAGACGCATCTTCATATTTTAAGAATCTGAAATGCCTCTCTGAGTTGTTTGATTCAATCATACAAGATTTTGGACCAGAGAATGTTGTACAGGTAATTGTGGATAATACACTTCACTGCACTGGTATAGTGAACCATATTTTGCAGAACTATGGGAATGTTTTTGTGTCCCCTTGTGCTTCACAGTGTATAAATGCAATCTTAGACGAGTTTTCAAAATTAGATTGGGTAAATAGATGCATTTTACAGGCACAAtcaatctcaaaatttatatacaacaATTCCCCATTGCTTGATCTCATGAAAAAGTTCACTGGAGGACAAGAGATCATTAAGACTGGTATCACAAAGTCTGTATCAAACTTTCTCTCCTTGCAATGTCTATTGAAGCATAGGTCAAGAttgaaagttatttttaacAGTCCAGAGCTTGCTGCCAATTCTGCTTATACAAACAAATCGCAAAGTGTTAATTGTATCACAGTTCTGGATGACAATGACTTTTGGAGGACAGCTGAAGAGTGTGTTGCTGTTTCTGAACCCTTTCTCAAAGTTATGAGAGAGGTTTCTGGAGGAAAGCCAGCTGTGGGCACTATATATGAACTACTGACCAGAGCAAAGGAATCTATAAGGACATACTATATTATGGATGAAATAAAGTGCAACACATTTTTAGATATAGTGGATAAGAACTGGAAGAACAACCTCCACTCTCCTCTGCATTCGGCAGCTGCCTTTTTGAATCCTGGCATCCAATATAACCCAGAAGTCAAGTTTCTTGGGTCaataaaagaagattttttCAGAGTGCTGGAGAAGCTGCTACCAACTCCTGAACTGAGGCGAGATATCACTACTCAAATCCTTTTATATACACGGGCATCTGGGATGTTTGGTTGTAATCTGGCGAAGGAAGCAATTGATACTGTTCCTCCAG TTTTTGCTGACGAGATGAGGCGAGACCTGAACTGTTGA